In Strix uralensis isolate ZFMK-TIS-50842 chromosome 7, bStrUra1, whole genome shotgun sequence, the following proteins share a genomic window:
- the KIF11 gene encoding kinesin-like protein KIF11 isoform X1, which produces MASLSFQGGGGAKKEEKGKNIQVVVRCRPFNASERKGSSYAVVDCDQARKEVSVRTGGVTDKTSRKTYTFDMVFGAQAKQIDVYRSVVCPILDEVIMGYNCTVFAYGQTGTGKTFTMEGERSPNEEYTWEEDPLAGIIPRTLHQIFEKLTENGTEFSVKVSLLEIYNEELFDLLNPTPDVGERLQMFDDPRNKRGVIIKGLEEITVHNKNEVYQILERGAAKRTTAATYMNAYSSRSHSVFSITIHMKETTVDGEELVKIGKLNLVDLAGSENIGRSGAVDKRAREAGNINQSLLTLGRVITALVERAPHIPYRESKLTRILQDSLGGRTKTSIIATVSPASINLEETLSTLEYAHRAKNIMNKPEINQKLTKKALIKEYTEEIERLKRDLAAAREKNGVYISLENYEALNGKLTVQEEQIAEYIDKISVMEEEVKRITELFTVSKTELEQYKTDLQIKEKELEETQKDLQETKVHLAEEEYVVSVLENTEQKLHGTASKLLSTVEETTKDVSGLHAKLDRKKAVDQHNAIVQNTFAGQMNALFNKIQDSVSENSLKQQQMLTSYTNFIGDLLSTSSSAANILASVVSASFASVKELVSTEVSHVSEKITQHENLSLDCKAELLRLIEEHTSGLGRALNSLTPMVEFVLGLNCQFQSNVKKYAAVADKMEGHKKEVDTFFGDLSLTLKNLREETASVFAQLQNDCENLKEDMEMMRLAHTKSAAELMSSLQSQLDLFAQETQKNLTNVLAKNGSLTTAITAVQENVHLKTTDLVSSTISNHSKFIASLDNFSQELRIINAENKMMLEESTDHCQQLLSNLKNVSRDTDKWGEFTTAQIINFTNQQLLSLNDEKQQLQYLQKKNEENCDKAIAEIADHIGRQKADEEKVLNSLLDQIKVDQERLLEQKLALNEEAQHGLTQVNGFLQEDLKVDIPTGTTPQRRDYFYPVTLVRTEPRELLLEQLRQKQPKLDAMLSSVIKEVEDNADQDLLEEEEGLQESSESLASDKSLVDTNMCCHANGGVPFFQHKRNHKKDKENKSAATVEKNKIEDMTEQFLPKSKLPLRSLN; this is translated from the exons ATGGCTTCCCTCAGCTTCCAGGGCGGCGGTGGTGctaagaaggaggagaagggcaAGAACATCCAGGTGGTGGTACGGTGCAG GCCTTTTAATGCCTCAGAACGTAAAGGAAGCTCCTATGCTGTTGTAGACTGTGATCAAGCAAGAAAGGAAGTTAGTGTCCGCACTGGAGGAGTGACAGATAAGACGTCAAGAAAGACTTACACATTTGATATG GTTTTTGGAGCTCAGGCAAAGCAGATTGATGTATACCGGAGTGTTGTGTGTCCCATTTTGGATGAAGTCATTATGGGCTACAACTGTACAGTGTTTGC TTATGGCCAAACTGGTACTGGTAAGACCTTCACAATGGAAGGGGAGCGGTCACCAAATGAGGAATATACTTGGGAAGAG GATCCACTAGCAGGTATAATACCCCGTACGTTGCATCAGATATTTGAAAAACTCACAGAGAATGGTACTGAATTTTCAGTGAAGGTGTCTCTTTTGGAAATCTATAATGAGGAGCTTTTTGATCTTCTGAATCCTACTCCTGATGTTGGTGAAAGATTGCAGATGTTTGATGACCCTCGAAACAAG AGGGGTGTAATTATTAAAGGCTTGGAAGAAATAACTGTACACAACAAAAATGAAGTCTATCAAATCCTGGAAAGGGGTGCAGCAAAAAGAACGACTGCAGCTACTTACATGAATGCATATTCCAG CCGTTCCCACTCTGTGTTTTCAATTACCATCCATATGAAAGAAACGACAGTAGATGGAGAAGAACTTGTCAAAATTGGGAAGCTAAACTTG GTTGATCTTGCAGGAAGTGAAAACATTGGTCGATCTGGGGCAGTTGACAAAAGAGCTCGTGAAGCTGGAAATATCAACCAGTCTCTCCTGACACTAGGAAGAGTTATTACTGCTCTAGTAGAAAGAGCACCACATATTCCATACAGGGAATCTAAACTCACAAGAATCCTTCAAGACTCTCTTGGAGGACGAACAAAAACATCAATAATTGCCACAGTTTCTCCTGCATCTATAAATCTTGAG GAAACATTGAGTACACTGGAATATGCCCACAGAGCAAAGAACATAATGAACAAGCCTGAAATTAATCAGAAGCTAACAAAAAAAGCTCTTATAAAG GAATATACGGAAGAGATTGAGCGTCTGAAGCGAGACCTTGCTGCTGCACGGGAAAAAAATGGAGTCTATATTTCCCTTGAAAATTATGA AGCCCTTAATGGAAAGCTGACAGTTCAGGAAGAACAAATCGCAGAGTATATTGACAAAATCAGCGTCATGGAGGAAGAAGTGAAAAGA ATCACTGAACTATTCACAGTTAGTAAAACTGAACTTGAACAGTATAAAACAGATCTGCAAATCAAGgagaaagaactggaagaaacaCAAAAAGATCTGCAAGAAACCAAGGTTCATCTGGCTGAAGAAGAATATGTGGTTTCAGTTTTggaaaacactgaacaaaaactTCATGGCACAGCTAGCAAG TTACTTAGTACAGTTGAAGAAACTACAAAAGATGTATCTGGTCTCCATGCAAAACTGGACCGTAAGAAGGCTGTAGATCAACACAATGCTATCGTCCAAAATACATTTGCAGGACAAATGAATGCTTTGTTCAACAAAATACAAGATTCAGTTAGTGAAAACAGtttgaagcagcagcagatgttgACATCTTACACAAATTTTATAG GTGACCTCCTGTCTACCAGTTCTTCAGCAGCGAATATTCTTGCATCAGTTGTATCAGCATCTTTTGCCTCTGTTAAAGAATTGGTGTCTACTGAAGTTTCTCACGTGtctgaaaaaataacacagcatGAGAATCTGTCACTTGATTGTAAAGCTGAGCTGCTGAGATTAATT GAGGAACATACATCTGGATTAGGAAGAGCATTAAATAGCTTGACACCAATGGTGGAATTTGTTTTGGGGCTAAACTGTCAGTTTCAGAGTAATGTGAAGAAATACGCTGCTGTGGCTGACAAG atggAGGGTCATAAAAAGGAAGTGGATACCTTCTTTGGAGATCTTTCTCTCACTCTGAAAAATTTACGGGAAGAAACAGCCAGTGTTTTTGCTCAGCTTCAGAATGATTGTGAGAATTTAAAAGAAGACATGGAAATGATGAGATTGGCACATACAAAG AGCGCGGCTGAATTAATGTCATCACTGCAAAGCCAGCTTGACCTGTTTGCTCAGGAGACTCAGAAGAACTTAACTAATGTACTCGCAAAAAATGGAAGCTTGACGACCGCCATCACTGCTGTGCAAGAAAATGTTCACCT GAAAACTACAGACCTAGTCAGCAGTACAATTTCCAATCACAGCAAATTTATTGCATCTCTGGATAATTTCTCTCAAGAGCTCAGGATCATAAATGCTGAAAACAAGATGATGCTGGAAGAATCCACTGATCACTGTCAACAACTTCTCAGCAATCTCAAAAATGTGTCTCGGGATACTGATAAATGGGGTGAATTTACAACTGCTCAGATAATCAACTTCACCAATCAGCAGCTATTGTCTCTCAATGATGAGAAACAGCAACTTCAGTATTTACAAAAG aaaaatgaagaaaactgtgATAAAGCAATAGCTGAAATTGCTGACCATATTGGTAGACAAAAGGCTGATGAGGAGAAGGTACTAAATAGCCTTCTTGATCAGATAAAGGTTGATCAGGAGAGACTTCTGGAGCAGAAGCTGGCACTTAATGAGGAAGCACAGCATGGACTGACTCAGGTTAATGGTTTCCTGCAAGAGGATCTTAAAGTGGATATTCCAACAG GGACCACTCCTCAGAGGAGAGACTACTTCTATCCAGTCACACTTGTGAGAACAGAACCCCGGGAACTTCTACTGGAGCAGTTAAGGCAAAAGCAACCAAAACTTGATGCAATGCTAAGCAGCGTGATAAAGGAAGTGGAGGACAATGCAGATCAG GACCtgttggaagaagaggaagggtTACAGGAATCCAGTGAAAGCCTTGCTAGTGACAAATCCTTAGTGGATACAAACATGTGCTGTCATGCAAATGGTGGCGTTCCCTTTTTCCAG CACAAAAGGAATCACAAAAAGGATAAAGAGAACAAATCTGCAGCTACAGTGGAGAAGAACAAGATAGAGGATATGACAGAACAGTTTCTTCCCAAATCTAAGCTTCCTTTAAGATCACTGAACTAA
- the KIF11 gene encoding kinesin-like protein KIF11 isoform X2: MQACTWPFNASERKGSSYAVVDCDQARKEVSVRTGGVTDKTSRKTYTFDMVFGAQAKQIDVYRSVVCPILDEVIMGYNCTVFAYGQTGTGKTFTMEGERSPNEEYTWEEDPLAGIIPRTLHQIFEKLTENGTEFSVKVSLLEIYNEELFDLLNPTPDVGERLQMFDDPRNKRGVIIKGLEEITVHNKNEVYQILERGAAKRTTAATYMNAYSSRSHSVFSITIHMKETTVDGEELVKIGKLNLVDLAGSENIGRSGAVDKRAREAGNINQSLLTLGRVITALVERAPHIPYRESKLTRILQDSLGGRTKTSIIATVSPASINLEETLSTLEYAHRAKNIMNKPEINQKLTKKALIKEYTEEIERLKRDLAAAREKNGVYISLENYEALNGKLTVQEEQIAEYIDKISVMEEEVKRITELFTVSKTELEQYKTDLQIKEKELEETQKDLQETKVHLAEEEYVVSVLENTEQKLHGTASKLLSTVEETTKDVSGLHAKLDRKKAVDQHNAIVQNTFAGQMNALFNKIQDSVSENSLKQQQMLTSYTNFIGDLLSTSSSAANILASVVSASFASVKELVSTEVSHVSEKITQHENLSLDCKAELLRLIEEHTSGLGRALNSLTPMVEFVLGLNCQFQSNVKKYAAVADKMEGHKKEVDTFFGDLSLTLKNLREETASVFAQLQNDCENLKEDMEMMRLAHTKSAAELMSSLQSQLDLFAQETQKNLTNVLAKNGSLTTAITAVQENVHLKTTDLVSSTISNHSKFIASLDNFSQELRIINAENKMMLEESTDHCQQLLSNLKNVSRDTDKWGEFTTAQIINFTNQQLLSLNDEKQQLQYLQKKNEENCDKAIAEIADHIGRQKADEEKVLNSLLDQIKVDQERLLEQKLALNEEAQHGLTQVNGFLQEDLKVDIPTGTTPQRRDYFYPVTLVRTEPRELLLEQLRQKQPKLDAMLSSVIKEVEDNADQDLLEEEEGLQESSESLASDKSLVDTNMCCHANGGVPFFQHKRNHKKDKENKSAATVEKNKIEDMTEQFLPKSKLPLRSLN; this comes from the exons ATGCAAGCTTGTACTTG GCCTTTTAATGCCTCAGAACGTAAAGGAAGCTCCTATGCTGTTGTAGACTGTGATCAAGCAAGAAAGGAAGTTAGTGTCCGCACTGGAGGAGTGACAGATAAGACGTCAAGAAAGACTTACACATTTGATATG GTTTTTGGAGCTCAGGCAAAGCAGATTGATGTATACCGGAGTGTTGTGTGTCCCATTTTGGATGAAGTCATTATGGGCTACAACTGTACAGTGTTTGC TTATGGCCAAACTGGTACTGGTAAGACCTTCACAATGGAAGGGGAGCGGTCACCAAATGAGGAATATACTTGGGAAGAG GATCCACTAGCAGGTATAATACCCCGTACGTTGCATCAGATATTTGAAAAACTCACAGAGAATGGTACTGAATTTTCAGTGAAGGTGTCTCTTTTGGAAATCTATAATGAGGAGCTTTTTGATCTTCTGAATCCTACTCCTGATGTTGGTGAAAGATTGCAGATGTTTGATGACCCTCGAAACAAG AGGGGTGTAATTATTAAAGGCTTGGAAGAAATAACTGTACACAACAAAAATGAAGTCTATCAAATCCTGGAAAGGGGTGCAGCAAAAAGAACGACTGCAGCTACTTACATGAATGCATATTCCAG CCGTTCCCACTCTGTGTTTTCAATTACCATCCATATGAAAGAAACGACAGTAGATGGAGAAGAACTTGTCAAAATTGGGAAGCTAAACTTG GTTGATCTTGCAGGAAGTGAAAACATTGGTCGATCTGGGGCAGTTGACAAAAGAGCTCGTGAAGCTGGAAATATCAACCAGTCTCTCCTGACACTAGGAAGAGTTATTACTGCTCTAGTAGAAAGAGCACCACATATTCCATACAGGGAATCTAAACTCACAAGAATCCTTCAAGACTCTCTTGGAGGACGAACAAAAACATCAATAATTGCCACAGTTTCTCCTGCATCTATAAATCTTGAG GAAACATTGAGTACACTGGAATATGCCCACAGAGCAAAGAACATAATGAACAAGCCTGAAATTAATCAGAAGCTAACAAAAAAAGCTCTTATAAAG GAATATACGGAAGAGATTGAGCGTCTGAAGCGAGACCTTGCTGCTGCACGGGAAAAAAATGGAGTCTATATTTCCCTTGAAAATTATGA AGCCCTTAATGGAAAGCTGACAGTTCAGGAAGAACAAATCGCAGAGTATATTGACAAAATCAGCGTCATGGAGGAAGAAGTGAAAAGA ATCACTGAACTATTCACAGTTAGTAAAACTGAACTTGAACAGTATAAAACAGATCTGCAAATCAAGgagaaagaactggaagaaacaCAAAAAGATCTGCAAGAAACCAAGGTTCATCTGGCTGAAGAAGAATATGTGGTTTCAGTTTTggaaaacactgaacaaaaactTCATGGCACAGCTAGCAAG TTACTTAGTACAGTTGAAGAAACTACAAAAGATGTATCTGGTCTCCATGCAAAACTGGACCGTAAGAAGGCTGTAGATCAACACAATGCTATCGTCCAAAATACATTTGCAGGACAAATGAATGCTTTGTTCAACAAAATACAAGATTCAGTTAGTGAAAACAGtttgaagcagcagcagatgttgACATCTTACACAAATTTTATAG GTGACCTCCTGTCTACCAGTTCTTCAGCAGCGAATATTCTTGCATCAGTTGTATCAGCATCTTTTGCCTCTGTTAAAGAATTGGTGTCTACTGAAGTTTCTCACGTGtctgaaaaaataacacagcatGAGAATCTGTCACTTGATTGTAAAGCTGAGCTGCTGAGATTAATT GAGGAACATACATCTGGATTAGGAAGAGCATTAAATAGCTTGACACCAATGGTGGAATTTGTTTTGGGGCTAAACTGTCAGTTTCAGAGTAATGTGAAGAAATACGCTGCTGTGGCTGACAAG atggAGGGTCATAAAAAGGAAGTGGATACCTTCTTTGGAGATCTTTCTCTCACTCTGAAAAATTTACGGGAAGAAACAGCCAGTGTTTTTGCTCAGCTTCAGAATGATTGTGAGAATTTAAAAGAAGACATGGAAATGATGAGATTGGCACATACAAAG AGCGCGGCTGAATTAATGTCATCACTGCAAAGCCAGCTTGACCTGTTTGCTCAGGAGACTCAGAAGAACTTAACTAATGTACTCGCAAAAAATGGAAGCTTGACGACCGCCATCACTGCTGTGCAAGAAAATGTTCACCT GAAAACTACAGACCTAGTCAGCAGTACAATTTCCAATCACAGCAAATTTATTGCATCTCTGGATAATTTCTCTCAAGAGCTCAGGATCATAAATGCTGAAAACAAGATGATGCTGGAAGAATCCACTGATCACTGTCAACAACTTCTCAGCAATCTCAAAAATGTGTCTCGGGATACTGATAAATGGGGTGAATTTACAACTGCTCAGATAATCAACTTCACCAATCAGCAGCTATTGTCTCTCAATGATGAGAAACAGCAACTTCAGTATTTACAAAAG aaaaatgaagaaaactgtgATAAAGCAATAGCTGAAATTGCTGACCATATTGGTAGACAAAAGGCTGATGAGGAGAAGGTACTAAATAGCCTTCTTGATCAGATAAAGGTTGATCAGGAGAGACTTCTGGAGCAGAAGCTGGCACTTAATGAGGAAGCACAGCATGGACTGACTCAGGTTAATGGTTTCCTGCAAGAGGATCTTAAAGTGGATATTCCAACAG GGACCACTCCTCAGAGGAGAGACTACTTCTATCCAGTCACACTTGTGAGAACAGAACCCCGGGAACTTCTACTGGAGCAGTTAAGGCAAAAGCAACCAAAACTTGATGCAATGCTAAGCAGCGTGATAAAGGAAGTGGAGGACAATGCAGATCAG GACCtgttggaagaagaggaagggtTACAGGAATCCAGTGAAAGCCTTGCTAGTGACAAATCCTTAGTGGATACAAACATGTGCTGTCATGCAAATGGTGGCGTTCCCTTTTTCCAG CACAAAAGGAATCACAAAAAGGATAAAGAGAACAAATCTGCAGCTACAGTGGAGAAGAACAAGATAGAGGATATGACAGAACAGTTTCTTCCCAAATCTAAGCTTCCTTTAAGATCACTGAACTAA